The proteins below are encoded in one region of Segatella copri:
- the yfcE gene encoding phosphodiesterase: MKYLLFSDIHGCLPALEKVLDFFEAEHCDMMCIMGDIINYGPRNRIPEGIDPKGIVERLNALADKIIAVRGNCDAEVDQMLLDFPIMETYALLVDGGKRYLLTHGHVYNKENMPKGPYEAMIYGHSHLWELSHNEKGQAIVNTGSITFPKGGNPPTFATLEDGKFTMYQLDTLEVLATMEA; the protein is encoded by the coding sequence ATGAAATATCTTTTATTCTCAGATATCCACGGCTGTTTGCCAGCCCTGGAAAAGGTCCTCGATTTCTTCGAGGCTGAACATTGTGACATGATGTGCATCATGGGGGATATCATCAACTACGGTCCCCGCAACCGCATTCCGGAAGGAATCGATCCTAAGGGTATCGTAGAAAGACTGAATGCGCTGGCTGACAAGATTATCGCTGTGCGTGGCAACTGTGATGCGGAAGTAGACCAGATGCTCCTCGATTTCCCTATCATGGAGACCTATGCCTTGCTGGTAGACGGAGGCAAGCGCTATCTTCTGACTCATGGACATGTATACAATAAGGAAAACATGCCGAAGGGTCCTTACGAGGCTATGATCTATGGCCACTCCCATCTCTGGGAACTCTCTCATAACGAGAAGGGGCAGGCCATCGTAAATACCGGCAGCATCACCTTCCCGAAGGGTGGCAATCCGCCAACCTTTGCAACATTGGAAGATGGTAAGTTCACCATGTATCAGCTGGATACGCTCGAAGTACTGGCTACAATGGAAGCATGA
- the thrC gene encoding threonine synthase: MKYYSTNKKAPIADLHKAVVKGLAEDRGLYMPEIIKKLPQDFFDNIEKLSFQEIAYKVADAFFGEDVDAESLKKIVYDTLAFDCPVVEVEPNIYSLELFHGPTLAFKDVGARFMARLLQYFVRQEGKEEVNVLVATSGDTGSAVANGFLGVDGIHVYVLYPKGKVSKIQESQFTTLGQNITALEVDGVFDDCQALVKSAFMDEELNKHMKLTSANSINVARFLPQAFYYFNAYARMKEKGLADKLVICVPSGNFGNITAGLFGHEMGLPIHRFIAANNANDIFYEYLQTGKYNPQPSKQTIANAMDVGDPSNFARIYDLYKGDHDAIAAYIGGATYKDEQIAETMKQCYNETKYVLDPHGACGYRALKEQLKPGEVGVFLETAHPAKFKEKVDSILDSDIEIPARLAEFMKGEKKSIQMTKDFASFKNYLMNE; encoded by the coding sequence ATGAAATATTATTCAACAAATAAGAAAGCACCCATCGCCGACCTTCACAAGGCGGTAGTTAAAGGTCTTGCAGAAGACCGTGGCCTCTATATGCCAGAAATCATCAAGAAGTTGCCACAGGATTTCTTCGACAACATCGAGAAACTGAGTTTCCAGGAGATTGCCTACAAGGTAGCAGATGCCTTCTTTGGCGAGGACGTTGATGCCGAGTCATTGAAGAAGATTGTATACGATACTCTGGCATTCGACTGCCCTGTAGTTGAGGTAGAGCCAAACATCTACTCTCTCGAACTGTTCCATGGTCCTACCCTCGCCTTCAAGGATGTGGGTGCGCGCTTCATGGCCCGTCTCCTGCAGTACTTCGTACGTCAGGAGGGCAAGGAAGAGGTAAATGTGCTCGTAGCTACATCGGGCGATACCGGTTCGGCTGTAGCCAACGGTTTCCTCGGCGTTGACGGAATCCATGTCTACGTGCTCTATCCTAAGGGCAAGGTGAGCAAGATTCAGGAGAGCCAGTTCACTACCCTCGGCCAGAACATCACAGCCCTCGAGGTAGACGGCGTGTTCGACGACTGCCAGGCGCTGGTAAAGTCAGCGTTCATGGATGAGGAGCTCAACAAGCACATGAAGCTTACCTCAGCCAACTCTATCAACGTAGCCCGCTTCCTGCCTCAGGCATTCTATTATTTCAATGCCTATGCCCGCATGAAGGAGAAGGGGCTCGCCGACAAGCTGGTTATCTGCGTACCTAGCGGCAACTTCGGCAACATCACAGCCGGACTCTTCGGTCATGAGATGGGATTGCCTATCCACCGCTTCATCGCAGCCAACAACGCCAACGATATCTTCTACGAGTATCTGCAGACAGGCAAGTATAATCCACAGCCTAGCAAGCAGACCATCGCCAACGCCATGGACGTAGGCGACCCATCAAACTTTGCCCGCATCTACGACCTCTACAAGGGCGATCACGATGCCATCGCTGCCTACATCGGTGGTGCTACATACAAGGACGAGCAGATTGCAGAAACCATGAAGCAGTGCTACAATGAAACCAAGTATGTACTTGACCCTCACGGAGCTTGCGGCTATCGCGCCCTGAAGGAGCAGTTGAAGCCAGGTGAGGTTGGCGTGTTCCTCGAGACCGCTCATCCAGCCAAGTTCAAGGAGAAGGTAGACAGCATCCTTGACAGCGATATAGAGATTCCTGCACGCCTTGCAGAATTCATGAAGGGTGAGAAGAAGAGTATCCAGATGACCAAGGATTTCGCATCATTCAAGAACTACTTGATGAACGAATAA
- the thrA gene encoding bifunctional aspartate kinase/homoserine dehydrogenase I, whose translation MKVLKFGGTSVGSVKSILSLKRIVENEAKKQSVVVVVSALGGITDKLLQTSQLALQGDEQWKVEFEAMVDRHHKMIDTIITDTTDRENLFKSVDALFEQLKSIYFGVYLIHDLSEKTQDAIVSYGERLSSKIVATLIRGAKWFDSRNFIKTERKNGKDKHVLDSELTNKLVKEAFAEIPRISLVPGFISRDKNTDRTTNLGRGGSDYTAAIIAAALDAEVLEIWTDVDGFMTADPRVIKSAYTINELSYVEAMELCNFGAKVIYPPTIYPVCVKNIPIKVKNTFNPDAPGTIIKNKIDGDQKPIKGISSINGTALITVTGLSMVGVIGVNRRIFTALANEGISVFMVSQASSENSTSIGVREQDVEEAVKVLNNEFHNEIADGAMFPMHAEKGLATIAIVGENMKHAAGIAGKLFGTLGRSGVSVIACAQGASETNISFVVKSDYLRKSLNVLHDSFFLSEYKVLNLFICGVGTVGGKLIEQIKNQYADLMERSKLKLNVVGIASSKNAIFNRDGIDLENYSEELKKSDPSTPEVLRDTILAMNIFNSVFVDCTASKDVAALYQSLLEHNVSIIAANKIAASSEYENYEKLKKTAIQRGVVFRFETNVGAGLPIIGTINDLRNSGDKILKIEAVLSGTLNFIFNAISSVVPFSETVRLAKEKGYSEPDPRIDLSGMDVIRKLVILSREAGYRVEQEDVEKNLFVPDKYFKGSLDNFWKKLPELDADFEAKRKALDVEHKRWRFVATLDGGKTSVGLQAVGPEHPFYNLEGSNNIVLLTTERYKEYPMMIQGYGAGASVTAAGVFANIMSIANI comes from the coding sequence ATGAAAGTATTAAAATTCGGCGGAACATCGGTTGGTTCCGTAAAAAGCATCCTCAGCTTGAAACGTATCGTTGAAAACGAGGCTAAGAAACAGAGTGTAGTGGTTGTCGTGAGCGCGCTTGGCGGTATCACGGACAAACTCTTGCAGACCTCTCAACTTGCCCTCCAGGGTGATGAACAGTGGAAAGTAGAATTCGAAGCCATGGTTGATCGCCACCACAAGATGATAGATACCATCATCACCGACACAACAGACAGAGAAAACTTATTCAAATCGGTTGATGCCCTCTTCGAGCAGTTGAAGAGCATCTATTTTGGTGTGTACCTCATCCACGACCTCAGCGAGAAAACACAGGATGCCATCGTGAGTTATGGTGAAAGACTCAGTTCCAAGATTGTTGCCACATTGATTCGTGGAGCCAAATGGTTCGACTCACGCAACTTCATCAAGACTGAGCGCAAGAACGGCAAAGACAAGCATGTACTCGACAGCGAGCTGACCAACAAACTGGTAAAAGAAGCCTTTGCAGAAATTCCACGCATATCTCTCGTTCCGGGTTTTATCAGTCGTGACAAGAACACAGACCGCACCACCAACCTTGGCCGTGGCGGTAGCGACTACACAGCAGCCATCATAGCAGCTGCCCTCGATGCAGAAGTGCTCGAAATCTGGACTGATGTAGACGGTTTCATGACCGCCGACCCACGTGTCATCAAATCAGCTTATACCATCAACGAACTGAGTTACGTTGAGGCGATGGAGCTTTGCAACTTTGGTGCAAAGGTCATCTACCCTCCAACCATCTACCCGGTTTGTGTCAAGAATATTCCTATCAAGGTTAAGAACACCTTCAACCCAGATGCTCCGGGCACCATCATCAAGAACAAGATAGATGGCGACCAGAAGCCTATCAAGGGTATCTCTTCCATCAACGGTACAGCGCTCATCACCGTAACCGGTCTTTCCATGGTCGGTGTGATTGGTGTAAACCGCCGTATCTTCACCGCTCTTGCCAACGAGGGCATCTCTGTGTTCATGGTGTCACAGGCATCATCTGAGAACTCTACCTCTATCGGTGTGCGCGAGCAGGATGTAGAAGAGGCTGTAAAGGTATTGAACAATGAGTTCCACAACGAGATTGCCGATGGTGCCATGTTCCCAATGCACGCAGAGAAGGGCTTGGCCACTATCGCCATCGTGGGTGAAAACATGAAGCATGCCGCCGGTATCGCCGGTAAGCTCTTCGGAACCCTCGGCCGTAGCGGTGTTTCCGTCATCGCCTGTGCACAGGGTGCTTCAGAGACCAACATCTCGTTCGTAGTGAAGAGCGATTATCTGAGAAAGTCACTCAACGTGCTCCACGACAGTTTCTTCCTTTCAGAATACAAGGTGCTGAACCTCTTCATCTGCGGTGTGGGTACCGTGGGCGGAAAGCTCATCGAGCAGATCAAGAACCAGTATGCCGACCTCATGGAGCGCAGCAAACTGAAGCTCAACGTGGTGGGTATCGCTTCTTCCAAGAACGCCATCTTCAACCGCGATGGTATTGATCTCGAGAACTACAGCGAGGAACTGAAGAAATCAGACCCAAGCACTCCAGAGGTTCTGCGCGATACCATCCTGGCGATGAACATCTTCAACAGCGTGTTTGTAGACTGTACAGCCAGCAAGGATGTGGCCGCTCTCTACCAGAGTCTGCTGGAGCACAACGTTAGCATTATCGCAGCCAACAAGATAGCTGCATCAAGCGAATACGAGAACTACGAGAAACTGAAGAAGACTGCCATCCAGCGTGGTGTAGTATTCCGTTTTGAGACCAACGTAGGTGCCGGTCTTCCTATCATCGGAACCATCAACGATCTCCGCAACTCCGGAGATAAAATCCTTAAGATTGAGGCAGTTCTCTCGGGTACGCTCAACTTTATCTTTAACGCCATCTCCAGCGTCGTTCCATTCTCTGAGACCGTGAGACTGGCTAAGGAGAAGGGCTACAGCGAGCCTGATCCACGTATCGACCTGAGCGGTATGGACGTGATTCGCAAGCTGGTGATTCTCTCCCGCGAGGCAGGTTACCGCGTAGAGCAGGAAGATGTAGAGAAGAACCTCTTCGTGCCAGACAAATACTTCAAGGGTTCGCTCGACAACTTCTGGAAGAAACTTCCTGAACTCGATGCCGATTTCGAGGCTAAGCGCAAGGCGCTCGATGTAGAGCACAAACGCTGGCGCTTCGTTGCTACCCTGGATGGCGGCAAGACAAGCGTAGGTTTGCAGGCTGTAGGTCCTGAGCATCCGTTCTACAATCTGGAAGGTTCCAACAACATCGTGCTGCTCACCACCGAGCGCTATAAGGAATACCCTATGATGATTCAGGGCTATGGTGCCGGAGCCAGCGTAACTGCTGCCGGTGTATTCGCCAACATCATGAGTATCGCTAACATTTAA
- a CDS encoding cofactor-independent phosphoglycerate mutase — translation MKHIIILGDGMADHPVERLGGKTLLQYANKPYMDMLAKKGKTGRLVTVPDGFHPGSEVANSSIMGYDQNEVYEGRGPLEAASIGYELEPTDLALRCNIINVQDGKIITHNGGNLETEDADVLIKYLNDTLGKKYPDVKFVTGIQYRHLLVVKHGNKHIDCAPPHDHPNEEWHKLMVKPILPEIGGDEGHISRRDTADLLNQLILESQELLENHPFNVARKERGERMANLIWPWGGGYRPHMLTLSQMYPQIKKGSVISAVDLIRGIGHYAGLRNIIVEGATGLANTNYEGKAAAAIQALKDGDDFVYVHVEASDEAGHDGDLELKLKTIENLDQRLIKPIFDEVSTWDEPVCIAVLPDHPTPVEIRTHVKEPVPFIIYYPGIEPDSVEKYDEVSCVSGGYGMLQLQEFMNAFMAIN, via the coding sequence ATGAAACATATTATCATTCTTGGCGACGGAATGGCTGACCACCCGGTAGAAAGACTGGGTGGAAAGACTCTCCTGCAATACGCCAACAAACCCTATATGGATATGCTTGCCAAGAAGGGCAAGACAGGAAGACTCGTTACCGTGCCAGATGGATTCCATCCGGGTTCTGAGGTAGCTAACAGCTCTATCATGGGCTATGACCAGAACGAAGTTTACGAAGGACGCGGACCGCTGGAGGCTGCCAGCATCGGCTATGAACTGGAGCCTACCGACCTTGCCCTGCGCTGCAACATCATCAATGTGCAGGACGGCAAGATTATCACCCACAACGGTGGTAACCTGGAAACGGAAGATGCGGATGTGCTCATCAAGTATCTCAACGATACCCTCGGCAAGAAATATCCTGACGTCAAGTTTGTTACCGGCATCCAGTATCGCCATCTTCTGGTGGTGAAGCACGGAAACAAGCATATCGACTGTGCCCCACCTCATGATCATCCCAACGAGGAATGGCATAAGCTGATGGTGAAACCTATCTTGCCGGAGATTGGAGGCGATGAGGGTCACATCAGCCGTCGTGATACAGCCGACCTTCTGAACCAGCTGATTCTCGAGAGTCAGGAACTCCTGGAGAACCATCCTTTCAATGTGGCGCGCAAGGAGCGTGGCGAACGAATGGCCAATCTTATCTGGCCTTGGGGCGGCGGTTACCGTCCGCATATGCTCACCCTCTCTCAGATGTATCCACAGATCAAGAAGGGTTCCGTGATTTCTGCCGTAGACCTGATCCGAGGCATCGGCCATTACGCCGGTCTGCGCAACATCATCGTTGAGGGCGCTACCGGTCTTGCCAATACCAACTACGAGGGCAAGGCAGCCGCAGCTATCCAGGCTTTGAAGGACGGCGACGACTTCGTATATGTTCACGTAGAGGCAAGCGACGAGGCAGGTCATGATGGCGATCTGGAGCTGAAGCTGAAGACCATCGAGAACCTCGACCAGCGACTCATCAAGCCTATCTTCGATGAGGTAAGCACCTGGGACGAGCCGGTATGCATCGCAGTTCTCCCAGACCATCCTACTCCGGTAGAGATCCGTACCCACGTCAAGGAGCCTGTTCCTTTCATCATCTATTACCCTGGCATTGAGCCGGATAGCGTAGAGAAGTATGACGAGGTAAGCTGCGTGAGTGGCGGTTACGGCATGCTGCAGCTGCAGGAATTCATGAATGCCTTCATGGCGATCAATTAA
- a CDS encoding D-2-hydroxyacid dehydrogenase encodes MKIVILDGYAANPGDLDYHLLEKLGEVVVYPRTSDAEKVERAKDADIILLNKVQIDAETLAQLPKLKYIGIQATGFNVVDIEAARKQGIIVTNIPAYSTDSVAQMTFALILAVTNRVEHYTQENRNERWAYNKDFCYWDTPLMELAGKTLGIMGLGNIGMKVANIARQFGMNICACTSKNSSNLPEWIQKVSKEGLLATSDILSLHCPLSDDTYHFINKESLEKMKDTAILVNTGRGPLVDEEAVAAALHEGSLGAYCADVMAQEPPSKENPLFGEPNAYLTPHIAWATYEARERLNKQVAANVKAFLEGNPINVVNK; translated from the coding sequence ATGAAGATTGTTATTCTAGACGGCTATGCCGCAAACCCGGGAGATTTGGATTATCATCTTCTGGAGAAACTGGGCGAGGTGGTAGTTTATCCTCGCACATCAGATGCAGAGAAAGTGGAACGTGCCAAGGATGCCGACATCATCCTTCTGAACAAGGTGCAGATAGATGCAGAGACGCTGGCGCAGCTTCCTAAACTGAAATACATCGGTATCCAGGCTACCGGTTTCAACGTGGTAGACATCGAGGCAGCCAGGAAACAGGGCATCATCGTAACCAATATTCCTGCCTACAGCACCGACAGCGTGGCGCAGATGACCTTTGCCCTCATCCTTGCCGTAACCAACCGCGTAGAGCATTATACCCAGGAGAACCGCAACGAGCGCTGGGCTTACAATAAGGATTTCTGTTATTGGGATACCCCACTGATGGAACTTGCCGGCAAGACCCTGGGTATCATGGGATTGGGCAATATCGGCATGAAGGTTGCCAACATCGCCCGCCAGTTTGGCATGAACATCTGTGCCTGCACCAGCAAGAATTCGAGCAATCTGCCTGAGTGGATCCAGAAGGTGAGCAAGGAGGGTTTGCTTGCCACGAGCGATATTCTCTCGCTCCATTGTCCGCTTTCTGATGACACCTATCATTTCATCAATAAGGAGAGTCTGGAGAAGATGAAGGATACCGCCATCCTGGTTAATACGGGTCGCGGTCCGCTGGTAGATGAGGAGGCCGTAGCTGCCGCCCTTCACGAAGGCAGTCTGGGTGCCTACTGTGCCGACGTAATGGCTCAGGAGCCGCCATCAAAGGAGAATCCGCTCTTCGGCGAGCCTAATGCCTACCTCACCCCTCATATTGCCTGGGCCACCTACGAGGCTCGCGAGCGCCTGAACAAGCAGGTAGCCGCCAACGTAAAGGCATTTCTCGAGGGCAATCCGATTAATGTCGTGAATAAGTAA
- a CDS encoding type II toxin-antitoxin system RelE/ParE family toxin has product MAYIKPSKPFNQELEKVLAYALFEFGVTTVKRFNQAYQSIRNRLAIHPYSSPKEPLLKSFLRSYRSAIIMKNWKIIYRYDKEYDRIILVDLWDMRRNPKYLIRQFRRKL; this is encoded by the coding sequence ATGGCTTATATAAAACCATCTAAGCCATTTAACCAGGAGCTAGAAAAAGTGTTAGCCTATGCTCTATTTGAATTTGGAGTTACCACCGTAAAGCGATTCAACCAAGCATACCAAAGCATTCGAAATCGCTTGGCTATTCACCCTTACTCTTCGCCAAAAGAACCTCTTCTGAAGAGTTTCTTACGTTCATACCGTAGTGCCATCATCATGAAAAATTGGAAAATCATCTATCGGTATGATAAAGAATACGATAGAATTATCCTTGTTGACTTATGGGATATGAGAAGAAATCCCAAGTACCTGATTAGACAGTTCAGAAGAAAACTATAA
- a CDS encoding ABC transporter substrate-binding protein/permease, which yields MMKYRKTGKFKLGFLTLLLSVLFVACGSGASDVDRQIKSKTDLKGAVIGVQLGTTSDGLATELEKEGGGTKVERYNKGADAIQALLQGKIDCMVTDEAPAKAFQRVNPSLRILPETFDASFFAICVAKDHAELQQSINHAIRILKENGVIDSIVNRHLERGIAVAYTPKTSDVKKVGPEALQKLGLKTSLRFATNATFEPFEYYQNGKIVGIDVDVANAIGDVMGVDVEILDMEFDAIITSVQAGKADAGIAGITVTPERKKNIGFTDSYADVRQVIMVNSNEVKAAGNQPGVIDKFKSCFIDDNRYQYLLQGLGNTLIITFFAIILSVILGTLIAIVRARHERKGDWKIPNMLCQLYLTIMRGTPTMVQLLIIYYVVFASADVNKILVAVIAFGLNSAAYIAEVIRSGIMSVDNGQMEAGRSLGLSYGKTMRLIILPQAFKNVLPAMGNELITLLKETSISGYIGLVDLTKGSDIIRSITYEAMMPLGVVACLYLVLVLGLNAGVRRLEKRLRKSERK from the coding sequence ATGATGAAATACAGAAAAACGGGAAAGTTTAAGCTGGGCTTCTTGACTTTACTCCTGAGTGTGCTCTTCGTGGCGTGTGGCTCGGGAGCGTCAGATGTTGACAGACAAATCAAGAGCAAGACTGATTTGAAGGGGGCTGTGATTGGTGTGCAGCTCGGTACTACTAGCGACGGACTAGCTACGGAGCTGGAAAAGGAAGGTGGCGGTACCAAGGTAGAACGGTACAACAAGGGAGCCGATGCCATTCAGGCACTCCTGCAGGGTAAGATAGACTGCATGGTGACCGATGAGGCGCCAGCCAAGGCATTTCAACGGGTGAACCCATCGCTCCGTATCCTGCCCGAAACCTTCGATGCGTCCTTTTTCGCCATCTGCGTGGCTAAGGATCATGCTGAGTTGCAGCAGTCCATCAATCATGCCATCCGTATTCTGAAAGAGAATGGCGTCATCGATTCCATCGTCAACCGCCATCTGGAACGGGGCATAGCCGTGGCTTATACGCCAAAGACTTCTGACGTGAAGAAGGTGGGACCGGAAGCGCTGCAGAAACTCGGCTTGAAGACGAGTCTCCGTTTTGCCACCAACGCTACCTTCGAGCCTTTCGAATATTACCAGAATGGCAAAATTGTGGGTATCGACGTGGATGTGGCGAATGCCATCGGCGATGTGATGGGCGTGGATGTCGAGATTCTCGATATGGAGTTTGATGCCATCATCACCTCTGTACAGGCTGGTAAGGCGGATGCGGGTATTGCCGGCATCACGGTTACTCCTGAACGGAAGAAGAATATCGGATTTACAGATTCCTATGCCGATGTGCGACAGGTTATCATGGTGAATTCCAATGAAGTGAAAGCAGCCGGTAACCAGCCGGGAGTGATAGATAAGTTTAAATCCTGCTTCATAGATGACAACCGTTATCAGTATCTGTTGCAGGGTTTGGGCAATACGCTCATCATCACCTTCTTCGCCATCATCCTTTCCGTGATACTCGGAACGCTGATAGCTATTGTCAGAGCACGTCATGAACGTAAGGGCGACTGGAAGATTCCGAACATGCTCTGCCAGCTGTACCTCACCATCATGCGAGGCACGCCAACCATGGTGCAGTTGCTCATCATCTATTATGTGGTGTTTGCTTCAGCAGATGTCAATAAGATACTGGTGGCTGTCATCGCCTTCGGCTTGAACTCGGCAGCTTATATTGCCGAGGTAATCCGCTCGGGCATCATGTCGGTGGATAATGGTCAGATGGAGGCGGGCAGAAGTCTCGGTCTTTCGTATGGCAAGACGATGCGTCTCATCATCCTTCCGCAAGCCTTCAAGAATGTGCTTCCGGCTATGGGTAACGAGCTTATCACTCTGCTCAAGGAAACCTCTATCAGCGGTTATATCGGACTGGTAGACTTGACCAAGGGTTCCGACATCATCCGAAGCATTACTTACGAAGCGATGATGCCGTTGGGCGTAGTAGCCTGCCTCTATCTCGTTCTTGTTCTCGGACTGAACGCAGGAGTGAGAAGGCTGGAGAAGAGACTGAGAAAGAGCGAAAGGAAATGA
- a CDS encoding NAD(P)/FAD-dependent oxidoreductase yields the protein MIQEYQIRILPEQAASEEGIKRYLAKEKGLDVRTLNQVRVLKRSIDARQRTIFVNLKVRAYINEFPQDDQYVHTEYPDVSSRPRVIVVGEGPGGLFASLRLIELGYRPIVLERGKDVRERKKDLSNITKTQKVDGESNYCFGEGGAGAYSDGKLYTRSKKRGSVDKILNVFCQHGANTNILADAHPHIGTDKLPRVIENMRNTIIKCGGEVHFQTKMIRLILESEGKLTAPDAAAGDRVIGVEAVNLATGAEETYRGPVILATGHSARDVYRYLASAKIDIEAKGIAVGVRLEHPSQLIDQIQYHNKSGRGKYLPAAEYSFVTQVDGRGVYSFCMCPGGFVIPAATGPEQLVVNGMSPSNRGTAWSNSGMVVETHPEDVAQFVKEHQSVIEQQEMKAQKNASLFTPHSSLQMMYFQEIVEKQCWQQGNMKQTAPAQRMADFVNNRLSYDLPKSSYAPGLISSPLHFWMPSFVSKRLQEGFKTFGKNAHGFLTNEATLIAMETRTSSPVRIVRDRETLQHVRIQGLFPCGEGAGYAGGIVSAGVDGERCAEMCAEYLKQQ from the coding sequence ATGATTCAAGAGTATCAGATAAGAATTCTGCCCGAACAGGCAGCAAGCGAGGAAGGCATCAAGCGTTATCTCGCCAAAGAAAAGGGATTGGATGTAAGAACGCTCAACCAGGTGAGGGTTTTGAAGAGAAGCATCGATGCCCGTCAGCGCACCATCTTCGTCAATCTGAAGGTGCGTGCTTATATCAACGAATTTCCGCAGGACGACCAGTATGTCCATACCGAATATCCGGATGTGAGCAGCAGACCTCGTGTTATCGTTGTGGGTGAGGGACCTGGCGGACTCTTCGCTTCCCTGCGCCTGATAGAACTGGGATACCGTCCTATCGTGCTGGAGCGAGGCAAGGATGTGCGCGAACGCAAGAAGGACCTCTCTAACATTACCAAGACTCAGAAGGTAGATGGTGAGAGCAACTACTGTTTCGGTGAAGGTGGAGCCGGTGCTTATAGTGACGGCAAACTCTATACCCGAAGCAAGAAAAGGGGTAGTGTAGACAAGATTCTGAACGTATTCTGCCAGCATGGTGCCAATACCAATATCCTGGCAGATGCCCATCCGCATATCGGTACCGACAAGTTGCCACGCGTTATTGAAAACATGCGCAACACCATCATCAAGTGTGGCGGCGAAGTGCATTTCCAGACCAAGATGATTCGTCTGATCCTTGAGAGTGAAGGTAAGCTGACGGCACCTGATGCTGCAGCTGGCGATAGGGTGATAGGTGTAGAAGCCGTGAATCTGGCTACGGGTGCTGAGGAAACTTATCGCGGACCGGTTATCCTGGCAACAGGTCATAGTGCCCGCGATGTATACCGCTATCTCGCTTCGGCAAAGATAGATATCGAAGCAAAAGGCATCGCCGTAGGTGTGCGTCTGGAACATCCTTCCCAACTCATCGACCAGATTCAGTATCACAATAAGAGTGGTAGAGGAAAATATCTGCCTGCTGCCGAATATAGCTTTGTTACTCAGGTAGATGGCAGAGGTGTCTATAGCTTCTGTATGTGTCCGGGCGGTTTTGTGATTCCGGCTGCTACAGGACCGGAACAGCTCGTGGTGAACGGTATGAGTCCGAGCAACCGCGGTACTGCCTGGAGCAACTCGGGCATGGTGGTGGAAACTCATCCCGAGGATGTGGCGCAGTTTGTGAAGGAACATCAGTCTGTCATCGAACAGCAGGAAATGAAGGCGCAGAAGAATGCTTCACTCTTCACTCCTCACTCTTCACTCCAGATGATGTACTTCCAGGAAATCGTGGAAAAGCAATGCTGGCAGCAGGGCAACATGAAGCAGACTGCACCGGCACAGCGCATGGCTGACTTCGTGAACAATCGATTGAGTTATGATCTGCCAAAGAGCAGCTATGCTCCAGGCTTGATTTCGAGTCCGTTGCATTTCTGGATGCCGTCTTTCGTGAGCAAGCGACTGCAGGAAGGCTTTAAGACCTTCGGCAAGAATGCCCATGGTTTCCTGACCAACGAGGCTACACTGATAGCGATGGAGACGAGAACCTCATCGCCTGTCCGCATCGTCCGTGACCGCGAAACCCTGCAGCATGTCCGCATCCAGGGACTCTTCCCATGTGGCGAAGGTGCTGGTTATGCAGGCGGAATCGTATCGGCTGGTGTAGACGGAGAAAGATGTGCAGAGATGTGTGCTGAGTATTTGAAACAACAATAA